One genomic window of bacterium includes the following:
- a CDS encoding DivIVA domain-containing protein has protein sequence MDLRSAEIAIRQFSRTLFGADPAEVRQFLAEAAATLDRVNNELTGVILERTTLQTTLKQACAEVEALRRQLAAAHEKLSAYQGQESLIAQVLLNAERVTEDLTRESRAQAEQAIAEANAAAEQTVQSARQAAADLLRTARMRAQQAIEAAEHAAAARLGEVRIEAESITDEARRTAAEVQQAARR, from the coding sequence ATGGACCTGCGGTCGGCTGAGATCGCGATTCGGCAGTTCTCCCGCACGCTCTTTGGAGCGGATCCGGCGGAGGTCAGACAATTCTTGGCCGAGGCGGCGGCGACCCTCGATCGCGTGAACAACGAACTCACCGGGGTCATTCTGGAGCGCACGACGCTTCAGACGACTCTCAAACAGGCATGCGCAGAGGTCGAGGCGCTGCGACGACAGCTGGCCGCGGCCCACGAAAAACTCTCGGCATACCAGGGACAAGAGAGCCTGATCGCCCAGGTGCTGCTCAACGCTGAGAGAGTCACCGAGGATCTCACGCGTGAGAGCAGAGCGCAGGCCGAACAGGCGATCGCCGAGGCCAACGCCGCCGCCGAGCAAACCGTCCAATCGGCCCGCCAAGCGGCGGCCGATCTCCTGAGGACCGCTCGGATGCGTGCGCAGCAGGCGATTGAGGCCGCAGAACACGCCGCCGCCGCCCGCCTCGGCGAGGTCCGGATCGAAGCAGAGAGCATCACGGACGAAGCACGCCGCACCGCCGCGGAGGTGCAGCAGGCGGCGCGCCG